A DNA window from Engystomops pustulosus chromosome 10, aEngPut4.maternal, whole genome shotgun sequence contains the following coding sequences:
- the LOC140104409 gene encoding interferon-induced very large GTPase 1-like, with amino-acid sequence MAEKKNEQATANADEQKNEQALKITDKTKIFRSEVKEQHDKMVEKSKEEAHKALELQSDKSFIDLIEKQIQGIDELFKKNDNITDEEVLKHASGVLALEGIFQTQDFDDLFKKREPLLCIPKGFQLLGPEQNPVFQQKEFTSRIEESSFQKIVEKMGLSLSNSMTYSFWGSGLKGSTGYIKYSDFEKNRKQSSLQTYVCTTRYNYIPLASCYFTKDQLRLSQAALNELQDIEKLISIQSDDNIVRMKATDFFQRFGSHANLGPIHFGGIYWWKASMEGITSEQEQEAKRITSEALNLYVGASYAGNGGDFDLSKTNTQCSIERSTISEFQKDIQFFSTKTGGPSAVDSICQWKAGLETSNKTWSVIDRGFQLMPVWEIIVSNHRDQFTDVIKLSSYLMDSYTFSTGLTSKTIVGDNLLAIMEKTKLFLEDVKSWKAEDAEEHLQRLIDFKQSLCETTNSYTAWVNICLSDKGLQEFLVSVVKKYQQNTEKDLYMIRISLQELLETHVYSVDHFPDASFIMRWIYNSEKNECDQISVSDFEELLDVLKKSKENVSRITVSSSREEHYQAKIKATLNISASLYLFLKTMKKVKQKEIELLVLLIASNSGFCMKNLCFCNSLGWREIEFLQNSIEEAYKEYTNLKIQSDDQAQAFVLYTGLTCTDEYKEMSAQQKADRMNYMKTQLEGCIVPDVEKILHQQSECCDWSKMEDNLRAFAYGSKVEKVFSTDEFTKELKSICKNKISFTSPDEQTESSNTDNDFLLLLERLDLVKYYPQKMKKADFHKIFRASMSDTQSVGEKELSFHYLQKLLTLDYRARYIQCKSDDDLCQKNTVTKNEGKKYSVKDFLTFGNKKTEKQDASYEQPIHPMDVQMAILHCANDFMRQYIYTKLSICQFALPLLIPNPSTKCIEFPLWSFQEVKKKWKTKRKAHEVDQSNNKFVTEAQTSVVSFIRFGLTTVSKSQIINSLMSKQRHDIFYHRHCKGSTKKSVLMNGAAEIAWYCPGGKDDDAFDDCTAFINLHGDARELDNQVQFLLKISSVIVAVFSEPDAQEEECEKLLQQLLDSPIPLICLLADKKFIPLEPALKVILGLKDMNEADLVNVITTAIQSLLDDSISQRFSLDKFASIARSQGFIVDLDKDLCKRGRDESQKLLSLLREKPVLTMKENFLPLQGDLWHRWCKKDKELTRSKTRSNVSIEQQRSDILSQKQALRNRQLEKAFPLNDFIRSFLQILHSNDHGSKLYFLQWFKMFLDNLSSETLSNLYQRYHHIWSNLNMENQKGKNKGILQKIKDNLEQILTRISFSTFGLEHILRELGQIYEALETFPEKDKGFCSLSNIAAQLLVSGYPVELMDGDAAHVSLKWIGAVLDELKGILGEKNLYIISVLGIQSTGKSTLLNAMFGLQFAVSAGRCTRGAFMQLIKVDEELEHELNFQYVLVIDTEGLRAIELSNKDSVNRDNELATFVIGLGNITIINIFGENPCEMQDILQIAVQAFLRMKQVNLKPSCLFVHQNVGEITAKEKDMEAGRRRLQEKLDEMTLCAAEQEHCDVTCFNDVIQFDVNTHIHYFAHLWEGDPPMAPPNPSYSENVKELRKIILNSGKQEKEANILSISMFKARVNDLWTALLNENFVFSFKNSLEIAAYNTLETKYSHWAWSLREHMLILQNKIINQIHNDTIKYVNVASLAKDFEEKSKNIQDDLNAFIEEQNSELLIQWRASTEIRLSALKSDLIAEVKKNADELFELKKNNKNIDNLKDTYEDEMFKRSKNLALTLKGKNLNDEELEEQFNDMWNDLLSKVTATIQLPQPPEIHQDLEKVFLERFKAEINLIETIRDSYNWDDLLTVFLKYIQSKKKWWNIPENLIKHDDQNNIEHTTSALQKRVNEYINQKEEQNMDYQPVYFYEILNMLKTEIQTKLDNFKFIREYELYVSLFLCHKAAKRFTQISEAFRKANNPLVYLESKKNEFCQSFKISCNKTKDTASLAELLCNTLKDSIQQEVTKSAAIQLASDIKCNDPLLNGNRSKLELGLLKSLAEKECFGDYITYIEDPKSAVQGFIRERIDKYCREKVKVSDIMKIRVDFFRNLISKVIDRSTAEVTDKCGDVKLWIEIFCQGLENDMQLSSKHLKSVEYQDITDMGFLKEAMTKALLKVVKNLKDEISERDLEILQNMTSKMLFDQFPGCWKQCPFCNAVCTHTTDTHDGLHSMQFHRPNGLRGCKWHKTSEFSIEICTTLIVSDLLCTKGDDGTRFPYKKYKDAGPPYNEWSITPDNSDLSYWKWVTCRFQSDFEKYYGFRFTGRGTIPAQWRNITKQEAIQEIEKLL; translated from the coding sequence ATGGCTGAGAAAAAAAACGAACAAGCAACAGCGAATGCAGATGAGCAAAAAAATGAACAAGCATTAAAGATCACGGATAAGACAAAAATATTTAGATCAGAAGTAAAAGAGCAACATGACAAAATGGTTGAGAAGAGTAAGGAAGAGGCTCATAAAGCTCTGGAACTGCAATCTGATAAGTCATTCATTGATCTCATAGAAAAGCAGATTCAGGGAATAGATGAATTATTTAAGAAAAATGATAATATAACAGATGAAGAAGTCCTTAAACATGCTTCTGGAGTTTTGGCACTTGAGGGAATTTTCCAAACACAAGATTTCGATGACTTATTTAAGAAACGTGAACCACTGCTGTGTATTCCGAAAGGTTTCCAACTTCTGGGACCAGAGCAAAACCCAGTATTTcaacaaaaagaatttacatctaGAATAGAGGAATCCAGTTTTCAAAAAATTGTTGAAAAGATGGGGTTGAGTTTAAGTAACTCCATGACTTACAGTTTTTGGGGCTCTGGTCTTAAAGGTAGCACAGGTTATATTAAATATTCAGACTTTGAAAAGAATAGGAAACAGTCAAGTCTGCAAACCTATGTTTGTACAACAAGATACAATTACATTCCTTTAGCCTCCTGTTACTTTACTAAGGATCAGCTAAGGCTCTCGCAGGCAGCTCTAAATGAACTACAAGATATTGAAAAACTAATTTCTATACAGTCAGATGATAACATTGTAAGAATGAAAGCTACAGATTTTTTCCAAAGATTTGGCTCCCATGCTAACCTGGGCCCTATACACTTTGGGGGAATATATTGGTGGAAAGCTTCCATGGAAGGCATTACATCTGAACAAGAACAAGAAGCCAAAAGAATCACATCAGAAGCACTAAATCTCTATGTGGGTGCTAGTTATGCTGGAAATGGAGGAGATTTTGACTTATCAAAAACAAATACACAATGTTCCATAGAGAGATCAACAATCTCCGAATTCCAAAAAGATATCCAGTTCTTTTCCACCAAAACAGGGGGTCCTTCCGCTGTTGATTCCATCTGTCAATGGAAAGCAGGTCTTGAAACAAGTAACAAGACTTGGAGTGTCATAGATCGTGGATTTCAGCTCATGCCAGTATGGGAAATTATTGTGAGTAATCACAGAGATCAGTTTACAGATGTCATAAAACTTTCTTCATACTTAATGGATTCTTACACATTCTCCACTGGTCTGACTTCAAAAACAATAGTTGGCGACAATCTTTTAGCTATAATGGAAAAAACAAAGTTGTTCTTGGAAGACGTAAAGTCCTGGAAAGCTGAAGATGCTGAAGAACATTTGCAGAGACTAATTGACTTTAAGCAATCATTGTGTGAGACCACAAACAGCTACACGGCTTGGGTGAATATTTGCCTGTCAGATAAAGGTCTGCAAGAATTTCTAGTGAGTGTGGTAAAAAAATATCAACAAAATACAGAGAAAGATTTATACATGATAAGAATTTCACTGCAAGAACTACTTGAAACCCATGTTTACTCAGTTGATCATTTTCCTGATGCTTCATTTATCATGAGGTGGATTTATAATTCTGAGAAGAATGAATGTGATCAGATTTCTGTGTCCGACTTCGAGGAGCTCCTGGATGTTTTAAAGAAATCAAAAGAAAATGTTTCTCGGATTACAGTGTCATCATCTAGAGAAGAGCATTACCAAGCAAAAATTAAAGCAACCCTGAATATTAGTGCAtcgctttatttatttttaaaaaccatgAAGAAAGTGAAACAGAAAGAAATAGAATTACTGGTTCTCCTTATAGCAAGTAATTCTGGATTCTGTATGAAAAATCTTTGCTTCTGTAACAGTTTAGGATGGAGAGAGATAGAATTCTTGCAAAACAGCATAGAAGAAGCCTATAAAGAATATACAAACCTCAAAATTCAGTCTGATGACCAGGCGCAAGCATTTGTCCTATACACAGGATTAACATGTACAGACGAATACAAAGAAATGTCTGCACAGCAGAAAGCAGATCGCATGAATTATATGAAAACTCAACTGGAAGGTTGTATTGTACCGGATGTTGAAAAAATCCTCCATCAACAATCTGAATGTTGTGACTGGAGCAAAATGGAAGATAATCTAAGGGCATTTGCCTATGGAAGTAAAGTAGAAAAGGTATTTAGCACAGATGAATTCACAAAAGAACTGAAAAGtatctgtaaaaataaaataagcttTACAAGCCCTGATGAACAAACAGAGAGCAGTAACACTGACAACGATTTCTTGCTATTGCTAGAGAGACTTGATCTTGTAAAATATTatccacaaaaaatgaaaaaagctgATTTTCATAAGATATTTAGAGCTTCCATGTCTGATACCCAGAGTGTAGGAGAAAAGGAACTATCTTTCCATTATCTTCAGAAGCTGCTTACCTTGGACTATAGAGCTAGATACATACAGTGCAAAAGTGATGATGACCTCTGTCAGAAGAATACAGTGACCAAAAATGAAGGTAAAAAATATTCTGTAAAGGATTTTCTAACTTTTGGGAATAAGAAAACTGAAAAACAGGATGCAAGTTATGAGCAACCCATTCATCCCATGGACGTGCAGATGGCAATCCTTCATTGTGCTAATGATTTTATGAGACAATATATTTACACAAAACTTTCCATCTGTCAGTTTGCTCTACCACTGCTGATACCTAATCCCAGCACAAAGTGCATTGAGTTCCCTCTTTGGTCTTTTCAAGAAGTTAAAAAGAAATGGAAAACAAAAAGAAAGGCCCATGAGGTTGATCAATCTAATAACAAGTTTGTGACTGAGGCACAAACTTCTGTTGTATCTTTTATTCGCTTTGGTCTAACAACTGTTTCTAAGTCACAAATAATCAACTCCCTGATGAGTAAGCAAAGACATGACATCTTTTACCACCGCCATTGTAAGGGAAGCACTAAGAAGTCTGTGCTCATGAACGGCGCTGCAGAGATTGCTTGGTATTGCCCAGGAGGGAAGGATGATGATGCATTTGATGACTGTACTGCATTTATTAATCTACATGGTGATGCCAGAGAACTTGATAATCAAGTGCAATTCTTACTAAAGATTTCCTCGGTCATTGTAGCTGTGTTCAGTGAACCTGATGCACAAGAAGAAGAATGTGAAAAGCTTCTGCAACAGTTATTGGACTCTCCCATTCCATTAATATGTCTCCTTGCCGACAAAAAATTTATTCCACTAGAACCTGCCCTAAAAGTAATACTAGGGTTAAAAGACATGAATGAAGCAGACTTAGTAAATGTAATAACAACAGCAATACAATCATTACTGGACGACTCAATATCACAAAGATTCTCCCTTGACAAATTTGCAAGTATTGCCAGAAGTCAAGGATTTATAGTGGATTTGGACAAGGATTTGTGCAAGCGAGGAAGAGATGAATCACAGAAACTATTGTCCCTTCTCAGAGAAAAACCTGTCTTGACCATGAAAGAGAACTTTCTTCCATTACAAGGTGATCTCTGGCATAGATGGTGTAAAAAAGACAAGGAACTCACTAGATCAAAGACTAGAAGTAATGTGAGCATTGAGCAACAGCGGAGCGACATATTGTCTCAAAAACAAGCTCTAAGAAACAGACAACTAGAGAAAGCATTTCCTCTGAATGACTTTATAAGATCTTTCCTACAAATTCTACACTCAAATGACCACGGCTCAAAACTGTATTTTCTACAGTGGTTTAAAATGTTTTTGGATAATTTGTCCTCAGAAACATTGTCAAATTTATATCAACGATATCATCATATTTGGTCAAATTTAAACATGGAAAATCAAAAGGGCAAAAATAAaggcattttacaaaaaattaaagacAACCTGGAACAAATATTAACTAGGATCAGTTTCTCAACATTTGGACTTGAGCACATTCTACGAgagctggggcagatttatgaagcttTGGAAACATTCCCTGAAAAGGATAAAGGCTTTTGCAGTTTATCAAATATTGCAGCACAACTTTTGGTTTCAGGGTATCCAGTGGAGCTTATGGACGGTGACGCTGCACATGTATCACTGAAGTGGATAGGAGCTGTCCTGGATGAGCTGAAAGGAATATTAGgagaaaaaaatctttatataatTTCAGTGCTGGGGATACAGAGTACAGGGAAATCCACTTTACTCAATGCCATGTTTGGCCTTCAGTTTGCAGTAAGTGCTGGAAGATGCACTCGAGGAGCATTTATGCAACTTATTAAGGTTGATGAAGAACTTGAACATGAACTAAATTTTCAGTATGTTCTTGTTATTGACACTGAGGGATTACGAGCAATTGAATTATCAAATAAGGATTCAGTGAACCGTGACAACGAACTGGCTACATTTGTAATCGGATTGGGTAACATAACCATAATCAACATTTTTGGTGAAAATCCTTGTGAAATGCAAGACATTCTACAGATCGCTGTCCAAGCATTTCTGAGAATGAAACAAGTGAATCTAAAACCAAGCTGTTTATTTGTTCATCAAAATGTTGGAGAGATCACAGCCAAAGAAAAAGATAtggaagcaggaagaagaagacTTCAAGAAAAACTGGATGAGATGACATTGTGTGCAGCGGAGCAGGAACACTGTGATGTCACTTGCTTCAATGATGTCATTCAGTTTGATGTAAACACACATATTCACTATTTTGCCCATCTATGGGAAGGCGACCCACCTATGGCCCCTCCAAATCCAAGTTATAGTGAAAATGTGAAAGAGTTAAGGAAGATCATCCTCAATTCAGGGAAACAGGAAAAAGAAGCAAACATTTTGAGTATTTCCATGTTTAAAGCCCGTGTGAATGATCTGTGGACTGCATTGCTGAATGAAAATTTTGTTTTTAGCTTCAAAAATTCACTAGAAATTGCAGCTTATAATACATTGGAAACAAAATATAGTCATTGGGCCTGGTCTTTACGAGAGCACATGCTGATACtacaaaataaaatcatcaatcaaATCCACAATGATACAATAAAATATGTCAATGTGGCTTCTCTAGCCAAGGATTTTGAAGAAAAATCCAAAAACATTCAGGACGATTTGAATGCttttatagaagaacaaaacaGTGAGTTACTAATACAATGGAGGGCAAGTACAGAAATCAGACTCTCAGCTCTAAAATCGGATCTTATAGCAGAAGTTAAGAAAAACGCTGATGAACTATTTGaattaaaaaagaataataaaaacataGACAATCTGAAGGACACATATGAAGATGAAATGTTTAAGAGAAGCAAAAACTTGGCGCTGACTTTGAAAGGAAAGAACCTTAATGATGAAGAATTAGAAGAACAATTCAATGATATGTGGAATGATTTGCTTTCTAAAGTGACTGCAACAATACAATTGCCTCAACCTCCCGAGATCCACCAAGATTTAGAAAAAGTTTTCCTGGAACGTTTCAAAGCAGAAATTAATCTTATTGAAACAATCAGGGATTCTTACAACTGGGATGATCTTCTTACAGTGTTCCTTAAATATATTCaaagcaaaaaaaagtggtggAATATACCTGAAAATCTCATCAAACATGATGATCAGAATAACATAGAACATACCACATCTGCTCTACAGAAACGTGTTAATGAATATATTaatcaaaaagaagagcaaaataTGGATTATCAGCCGGTCTATTTTTATGAAATTCTGAATATGCTAAAGACGGAAATACAAACTAAGCTTGATAACTTTAAATTTATACGAGAATATGAACTATATGTATCTCTGTTCTTGTGCCATAAAGCAGCCAAACGATTCACCCAGATTTCAGAGGCTTTTAGAAAAGCTAATAATCCACTTGTTTACCTAGAAAGTAAGAAGAATGAATTCTGTCAGAGTTTTAAAATCTCCTGCAATAAAACTAAAGATACAGCATCACTAGCTGAGCTCTTGTGCAATACGTTGAAAGACTCGATCCAGCAAGAAGTCACTAAAAGCGCTGCGATTCAGTTAGCAAGTGATATAAAATGCAATGACCCACTACTGAATGGGAACAGATCGAAACTAGAGTTGGGTCTACTCAAGTCACTGGCAGAGAAGGAATGTTTCGGAGACTATATTACTTACATTGAAGATCCTAAATCGGCAGTACAAGGCTTTATCAGAGAACGCATTGACAAGTATTGCAGAGAAAAGGTCAAGGTCTCCGATATCATGAAGATTAGAGTGGATTTTTTTAGAAATCTTATATCCAAAGTTATAGACCGATCAACTGCAGAGGTCACAGACAAATGTGGAGATGTCAAATTATGGATTGAAATATTTTGCCAGGGGCTTGAAAATGACATGCAATTATCATCAAAACACCTGAAAAGTGTTGAATACCAGGATATTACTGACATGGGATTTCTAAAGGAGGCAATGACAAAGGCTTTACTAAAAGTAGTGAAAAACCTAAAGGATGAGATATCAGAACGTGATCTAGAAATTCTTCAAAATATGACATCCAAAATGTTATTCGACCAGTTTCCTGGATGCTGGAAACAGTGTCCATTTTGTAATGCAGTTTgcactcatactacagacacacaCGATGGGCTACATAGCATGCAATTCCATCGTCCAAATGGTTTAAGAGGTTGTAAATGGCATAAGACCAGTGAATTTTCCATAGAGATATGCACTACTCTTATAGTTAGTGATTTATTATGTACAAAAGGTGATGATGGAACACGGTTTCCgtacaaaaaatataaagatgCAGGACCTCCTTACAATGAATGGTCCATTACTCCAGACAACTCGGACTTATCATACTGGAAGTGGGTCACCTGCCGCTTCCAATCTGATTTTGAAAAGTATTATGGCTTCAGATTCACGGGTCGAGGAACAATCCCTGCGCAATGGAGAAATATAACCAAACAGGAAGCCATTCAGGAGATAGAAAAACTTTTATAA